Proteins encoded within one genomic window of Mya arenaria isolate MELC-2E11 chromosome 13, ASM2691426v1:
- the LOC128213778 gene encoding KH domain-containing protein 3-like has protein sequence MACKPVQAIPIVMACKPCQAIPIEMACKLVQAISIEMACKSVQAISIEMACKPVQAIPIKKACKPVQAIPIEMACKPVQAIPIEMACKPGQAIPIKMACKYVQAIPIEMTCKPVQAIPIRMACKPVQAIPIEMACKPGQAIPIKMACKYVQAIPIEMACKPVQAIPIEMACKPVQAIPIEMACKPGQAIPIKMACKYVQAIPIKMACKYVQAIPIEMTCKPVQAIPIEMACKPVQAIPIRMDCKPVQAIPNEMAYKPVQAKPIEMACTNSQ, from the coding sequence ATGGCCTGTAAGCCTGTTCAAGCAATACCAATTGTGATGGCCTGTAAGCCATGCCAAGCAATACCCATTGAGATGGCCTGTAAGCTAGTTCAAGCAATATCCATTGAGATGGCCTGTAAGTCTGTTCAAGCAATATCCATTGAGATGGCCTGTAAGCCTGTTCAAGCAATACCCATTAAGAAGGCCTGTAAGCCAGTTCAAGCAATACCCATTGAGATGGCCTGTAAGCCTGTTCAAGCAATACCCATTGAGATGGCCTGTAAGCCAGGTCAAGCAATACCCATTAAGATGGCCTGTAAGTATGTTCAAGCAATACCCATTGAGATGACCTGTAAGCCTGTTCAAGCAATACCCATTCGGATGGCCTGTAAGCCTGTTCAAGCAATACCCATTGAGATGGCCTGTAAGCCAGGTCAAGCAATACCCATTAAGATGGCCTGTAAGTATGTTCAAGCAATACCCATTGAGATGGCCTGTAAGCCTGTTCAAGCAATACCCATTGAGATGGCCTGTAAGCCTGTTCAAGCAATACCCATTGAGATGGCCTGTAAGCCAGGTCAAGCAATACCCATTAAGATGGCCTGTAAGTATGTTCAAGCAATACCCATTAAGATGGCCTGTAAGTATGTTCAAGCAATACCCATTGAGATGACCTGTAAGCCTGTTCAAGCAATACCCATTGAGATGGCCTGTAAGCCTGTTCAAGCAATACCCATTCGGATGGACTGTAAGCCAGTTCAGGCAATACCCAATGAGATGGCATATAAGCCTGTTCAAGCAAAACCCATTGAGATGGCCTGTACAAACAGTCAATAA